The window AGGATCGCGGCCGAGGTACTCGCGCGCTCACCCGTCGTCGACGGGCACAACGACCTGCCGCTCGGCCTCCGTGCGCTCGCGCGCGGGCGGGTCGACGGGCTCGACGGTCCGCGACCCGAGTTCCAGACCGACCTCCCGCGGCTCCGGGCCGGCGGGGTCGGGGCGCAGTTCTGGTCGGCCTACGTGTCGTCGTCGCTCCCGGAACCCGAGGCGGTCGTCGCGACGCTCGAGGAGCTCGACCTCATCGCGCGGCTCGTCGCCGCCTACCCTGACAGGCTCGCGCCGGCGTGGACGGCGGCGCAGGCACACGCGGCGATCGCGTCGGGTCGCATCGCCTCGCTCATCGGCGTCGAGGGCGGGCACAGCATCGCCGGGTCCACGGGCGTTCTCCGATCGTTCGCGCGCCTCGGGGTGCGGTACCTGACGCTCACGCACGTCACGAACACGGCGTGGGCCGATGCTGGGACGGACGAGCCCGCGCACGGCGGCCTGACCGACGACGGTCGCGCGCTCGTCCGCGAGCTCGGGCGCATCGGGGTCCTCGCCGATCTCTCGCACACGTCCCGCGACACGCAGCTCGCGGCGCTCGACGTCGCGACGGCGCCCGTCCTGTTCAGTCATTCGTCGTCCTTCGCCGTGACGCCGCACCCGCGGAACGTCGACGACGAGGTCGCGGCCCGCGCTGCCGCGGCCAGTGGCGTCATCCAGGTGACGTTCGTGCCCGCGTTCGTCTCGACGGCGCTGTGGCGCTGGCAGCGGGATCGCGACGCGTTCCTCGCCGAGCGCGGTGCCTCGCCGTCGTTCGACTGGCCCGCCGCACCGACGCCCGCGGAGGAGGAACGAGAGCGCACGGAGCCGCGCGCTGCCGCCGCGCGACCGGAACCGCCCGCCGCGCTCGCCGAGTGGGAAGAACGGCACCCGCGGCCGGAGGTGACGGTCGCGGATGTCGCCGATCACGTCGACCACCTGCGCGAGGTCGCAGGCGTCCGCGGCGTGGGCCTCGGCGGCGACTACGACGGGATCGACCGCCTGCCGCGCGGCCTCGAGGACGTCTCGGGCTATCCGCGACTGATCGCCGAACTCTCGCGGCGCGGCTGGAGCGCGGGTGACCTCGAACTCCTGACGGGGAAGAACGTGCTGCGCCTGCTCGGCGACGCGGAGGACGCGGCGAGCGAACCGCTGTGGCCGACACCCCCGGCGACGCGCTGATCGGAGAGCGTCTGCCCGGGGAGCGTTCGCGAGAGGAGCGTCTGCGCGACGGCGAATTTGCGAGAGGGAGCGTCTGCGTGAGCGTCGAATCCCAATCCATCCGAGTTGTTGCTACTCGGCCCGCGGCTCGGTAGCAACAACCCGGCTTTCTGTGCGCGTCGGGGCATCGGAACGGCAGCGCAGGGGGTGCTCGTGCGTGACCCTGAGTTCCGGAGCGACGCCGATTCATCCGGGTTGTTGCTACCGGGCCCGCGGCCCGGTAGCAACAACCCGGCTTTTTCAGGGCGGGTGGTGTGAGGGCTACTTCGCGAGGTAGCCGCCGTCGACCGGGATCGACACCCCGGTGAGATAGGTCGCCGCGGGACTCGCGAGGTACGAGACCGCCCCCGCGACGTCCTGCGGCGTCGCGATGCGGCCGAGCGGGATCGCGCCCGCGACATGCGCCTCGGTCGCGGCCGGATCGGGCTGCGCGGCGACCCACTCCTCGTAGAGCGGCGTGCGGGTCATCCCCGGCGCGACCGCGTTGACACGGATGTCGTGCGGCGCGAGCTCCACCGCCATCGCTCGCGTGAACGCCAGCATGGCACCCTTCGAGGCGCTGTACACGCCCATGGTCACGACCCCGATCTCGGCGAGACGTGAGGTGACGTTGATGATCGCCCCACCCTGTCCGCGAGCGTGCATCGCGCGGGCGGCGGCCTGGAGGCAGAGCATCGCGGCGAAGGTGTTGAGCTCGAACGTCTCGCGGATCTCGTGCTCGGGCACCTCGAGGAACGGAACCGTGTGGTCGATACCCGCGTTGTTGACGAGCACATCGAGGTGACCGTGCCGACGGACGACCTCCTCGACGAGCTCCTGCGGACCGCCCTTCGCGGCGAGATCGGCTCGGACGAACTCGACCGCCGGCCCGAGCGCCTCGGCGACGGCCGCGCCGCGGGCCTCGCTCCGTCCCGACACGACGACCGTGAATCCGTCGTCGCGCAATCGGCGGGCGATCTCGACGCCGATGCCGGACGTCGCCCCGGTGACGAGCGCGATCCGCTGCGTGGACGCGACCGAGGCGGCAGGAACGCCGACCGGCTCGGCGCCC is drawn from Pseudoclavibacter chungangensis and contains these coding sequences:
- a CDS encoding dipeptidase codes for the protein MTQADEHDRIAAEVLARSPVVDGHNDLPLGLRALARGRVDGLDGPRPEFQTDLPRLRAGGVGAQFWSAYVSSSLPEPEAVVATLEELDLIARLVAAYPDRLAPAWTAAQAHAAIASGRIASLIGVEGGHSIAGSTGVLRSFARLGVRYLTLTHVTNTAWADAGTDEPAHGGLTDDGRALVRELGRIGVLADLSHTSRDTQLAALDVATAPVLFSHSSSFAVTPHPRNVDDEVAARAAAASGVIQVTFVPAFVSTALWRWQRDRDAFLAERGASPSFDWPAAPTPAEEERERTEPRAAAARPEPPAALAEWEERHPRPEVTVADVADHVDHLREVAGVRGVGLGGDYDGIDRLPRGLEDVSGYPRLIAELSRRGWSAGDLELLTGKNVLRLLGDAEDAASEPLWPTPPATR
- a CDS encoding SDR family NAD(P)-dependent oxidoreductase, with product MNRNDDALDTATNGAPEQPGAEPVGVPAASVASTQRIALVTGATSGIGVEIARRLRDDGFTVVVSGRSEARGAAVAEALGPAVEFVRADLAAKGGPQELVEEVVRRHGHLDVLVNNAGIDHTVPFLEVPEHEIRETFELNTFAAMLCLQAAARAMHARGQGGAIINVTSRLAEIGVVTMGVYSASKGAMLAFTRAMAVELAPHDIRVNAVAPGMTRTPLYEEWVAAQPDPAATEAHVAGAIPLGRIATPQDVAGAVSYLASPAATYLTGVSIPVDGGYLAK